The Pseudanabaena sp. PCC 6802 genomic interval TACTCGTCCTTATTTAAACTGTCAACTAAATAATCGGCTAACTGGTTAAAGCCCGCTTCGATAACTTCAAGCTCAGATTGACTCATAGATATACTTAATACTCTCTACAGCATTCCTTAACAATTGCTTCCCTAAAAGCCGACTGCTAATAGCCGATCGCCGATCGCTAATTTATCGATGCCTCTAGAAGTGAAAGCATTGACTGGGAAGCTAATCGCGGATTTTCGGCTTGCATCAGCGATCGCACTACTGCCACCCTCCTGGCACCCGCTGCAATTACTTCTGGCAAATTTTCAAGATCGATACCACCGATCGCAAACCAAGGAATCGCGACTCGATCTGCTACGTAGCTCACATATTCTAAACCAGCCGCCGCCTTACCCGGTTTAGTTGGAGTGGCATACACGGGGCCAACCCCTACATAGTCGGCTCCAGACTCCAGCGCCCGCTTTAGTTCGTCTGGATTAGTGGTGGACTGACCGATAATATAATCCTTGCCCAAAATTGCCCTAGCAGCAGCGATCGGCATGTCTTGCTGTCCCAAATGCACCCCATCTGCCCCCACTGCCTGCGCGATATCGAGGCGATCGTTAACTAAAAAAAGCGCGTTATACCTATGACAGAGTTCGCATAATGCAGTCGCCATCTCTAGACGAATGCCATCTTCTTGTTCCTTATCGCGATACTGTACGAGTGGTAATCCACCTTGCAGTCCTGACTCCACTACTTCCAGTAAGTTTTCAGATGGCATCGTCACTAAATATAAACGTGCATTGTGTAATTTTTGGCAACGATCCTGCCCCATTACATTACTTTCAAGCACGTAAACCCGATAGCGGATCTGCTTTACTGCCGCAGCCATGTCAGAGTTGTAAATTTTGCCGTATTCCTCAAGGACGCGCAGCGCCTCCTGCACGCGACTCAAATTAGCCCTCAATAATGCATCTATATCAGATCGGGTTTCCTCATTCTGGTGGCTCAGTCCCGTTCCCGGATCGCCGATCGTATCCCTTGCAGATCTGAGATCGTCAGTGTGCCAAACTGCCAGTTCCTGCCGCGATCGCTTGCATTCTTCTGTAAGCGCGGCATTCTCCAGGCCAAAACGACACCACTCCTCAATTACGCGCAGACCTTCACGAGCGCGATCGAGGTTAGCATCTAGAATTCGGCACAGGGTGCGATCGGATTTACTCAAATATTGCACGATAAATCTAACTTATAAGGTAGCTCGAAAATTAACTACTCTCTATCCTGTCTCCGAATCAGCGTCTCAACGATACCAACAAGTCTGTCAATATTTTTCTCTTGACGGATAGCAACTTCTTTCATTTCCGCAAAGCCAGTCCTGACCTCGATTCCTAGCGCTTTAACCTCAGTACCCAACGCCTTAACTTCAGTGCCCAAAGCCCTAACCTCTGATGCAAGGTGAGCTGTTTCGTCGCTAAGAGTAAGCAAAACTGACTCAATACGATCTATTTCTTCTGGTAGTGCCGTCATAATTCATCTTAAAAATTTTCCAATTAACTCGAGTTACGATCTGCTAGATAACTATAACAGTCCCACCCATATGAATTGTTTCTAAAGGCTGAATGCC includes:
- a CDS encoding thiamine phosphate synthase → MQYLSKSDRTLCRILDANLDRAREGLRVIEEWCRFGLENAALTEECKRSRQELAVWHTDDLRSARDTIGDPGTGLSHQNEETRSDIDALLRANLSRVQEALRVLEEYGKIYNSDMAAAVKQIRYRVYVLESNVMGQDRCQKLHNARLYLVTMPSENLLEVVESGLQGGLPLVQYRDKEQEDGIRLEMATALCELCHRYNALFLVNDRLDIAQAVGADGVHLGQQDMPIAAARAILGKDYIIGQSTTNPDELKRALESGADYVGVGPVYATPTKPGKAAAGLEYVSYVADRVAIPWFAIGGIDLENLPEVIAAGARRVAVVRSLMQAENPRLASQSMLSLLEASIN